A window from Primulina eburnea isolate SZY01 chromosome 2, ASM2296580v1, whole genome shotgun sequence encodes these proteins:
- the LOC140819684 gene encoding LOW QUALITY PROTEIN: probable mitochondrial import inner membrane translocase subunit TIM21 (The sequence of the model RefSeq protein was modified relative to this genomic sequence to represent the inferred CDS: inserted 1 base in 1 codon), with the protein MRSIRALKIIFTRLQVAQEPGITIRHVIRAENVRKLNTDMAAGVSVLFRGLGNGKFANLRSSSGVFEVNGVNITIPGYARSMASRTSESTRKSSNETKRDVTTVEDPFDTPTYNIPEKPMTFTEGASYSVLILAGLGIAAAAGYAIFKELIFEPKEYKXFGKALERIKNDSQVRVRIGSPITGYGQESRNRAARQRIPNRIWTDEDGSEHIEVNFHIRGPHGAGLVGAEMFKDKVDKQWKFVYLMVEIRSPSPARLLLESYVPA; encoded by the exons ATGAGATCGATCAGGGCTCTTAAAATCATATTTACCAG GTTGCAGGTGGCTCAGGAACCTGGTATCACGATAAGACACGTAATTCGAGCAGAAAACGTTCGCAAATTGAATACGGATATGGCAGCTG GCGTCTCGGTATTGTTTAGAGGATTGGGAAATGGAAAATTTGCGAATCTTCGTTCGTCTTCGGGAGTTTTTGAGGTCAATGGGGTGAACATTACAATTCCTGGTTATGCTAGGTCCATGGCATCAAGAACTTCCGAGTCAACACGGAAGAGCTCGAATGAG ACCAAAAGAGATGTCACCACAGTCGAGGATCCATTTGATACTCCAACATATAATATACCTGAGAAACCAATGACATTTACGGAGGGAGCTTCTTACAGTGTTCTCATCCTAGCTGGACTGGGAATTGCAGCAGCTGCAGGATATGCTATTTTCAAGGAACTTATATTTGAACCTAAAGA GTATA ATTTTGGGAAGGCTCTTGAAAGAATAAAAAATGACAGTCAG GTTAGAGTTAGAATCGGATCCCCTATAACTGGGTACGGCCAGGAAAGCCGGAACCGAGCTGCTCGCCAACGCATCCCTAATCGAATATGGACTGATGAAGATGGCAGCGAGCATATTGAG GTTAATTTCCACATTCGCGGTCCCCATGGAGCTGGGTTAGTAGGTGCTGAGATGTTCAAGGACAAGGTTGATAAACAGTGGAAGTTTGTTTATTTGATGGTCGAAATCAGATCGCCGTCCCCAGCAAGACTCCTGCTCGAATCTTATGTTCCAGCCTGA